In Bacillus sp. KH172YL63, one genomic interval encodes:
- a CDS encoding CotH kinase family protein — protein sequence MVVSLPSYDLHFEESDLKKLQRDVSSKKPVPAKIRMEEDVHDIAIRYRGSYTRKLEKKSYQVEFVQNRGADYPEEIHLNAEAYDPAHFRNKLSLDFMRDIGIHSPESKHVFLTMDGAPLGLYLQLESVNEQYLTKRNLPFGPIYYAVNNKADFSQKKKRGLTSGYVRKVGKMKDDHHLISFIRTINTPSRLSFQKEIPKVLNVENYLRWLAGAVCTMNNDGFTHNYALYRDGEKKQFNIIPWDYDATFGRKVNGGVMEWDYLPLTGKSKNHLTAQLMKSSSFRNMYKKILEELLETIFTVNYLEEKVMTLHTALRPYVLMDPHFQDNIDAYDEEPAFIFQFIKDRNAFLKRELMFLK from the coding sequence ATGGTTGTATCCTTACCCTCATATGACCTCCATTTTGAAGAGAGTGATTTAAAAAAACTGCAACGGGATGTTTCGAGTAAAAAGCCCGTCCCCGCAAAAATCCGCATGGAAGAAGATGTTCACGACATCGCCATTCGGTATCGGGGATCATATACAAGAAAGTTAGAAAAGAAATCCTACCAGGTTGAGTTTGTGCAGAATAGGGGTGCTGACTACCCTGAAGAGATCCACCTGAATGCAGAAGCCTATGATCCGGCCCATTTCAGGAACAAGCTTTCTCTTGATTTCATGCGTGACATAGGGATCCATTCGCCGGAAAGCAAGCATGTTTTCCTGACCATGGACGGCGCACCCCTTGGCCTCTATCTTCAGCTCGAGTCCGTCAATGAACAATATTTAACGAAAAGGAACCTCCCTTTCGGACCGATTTATTACGCGGTAAATAATAAAGCGGATTTCTCCCAAAAGAAAAAGCGGGGACTCACTTCCGGTTACGTGCGTAAGGTGGGAAAAATGAAGGATGACCACCATCTCATCTCTTTCATCAGAACCATCAACACCCCCTCCCGGTTATCATTCCAAAAGGAAATACCAAAAGTATTGAATGTCGAGAACTACTTACGATGGCTCGCCGGTGCCGTATGCACGATGAATAATGACGGCTTCACCCATAACTATGCCTTATACAGGGACGGGGAGAAAAAGCAGTTCAACATCATTCCTTGGGACTATGATGCGACATTCGGACGAAAAGTGAACGGCGGTGTGATGGAATGGGATTACCTTCCCCTGACAGGTAAAAGCAAAAACCACCTTACGGCACAGTTGATGAAATCATCGAGTTTCCGGAATATGTATAAAAAGATTCTGGAGGAACTCCTTGAGACGATCTTTACGGTTAATTATCTGGAAGAGAAAGTGATGACGCTCCATACTGCATTACGTCCCTATGTGTTGATGGATCCCCACTTCCAGGACAATATCGATGCATATGATGAAGAGCCTGCCTTCATCTTTCAGTTCATCAAGGACCGGAATGCCTTTTTAAAAAGGGAATTGATGTTCCTCAAATAA
- a CDS encoding helix-turn-helix domain-containing protein, translating to MEHFPLQIGENIRRIRRERGFSLEQMAERTGVSKAMIGQIERGDSNPTVAILWKIANGLKVSFSSLIEKPASQVSIIHYEDVQPVLEDDGHYIVYPIFPFDPLKKWESYRVELKHGCAYKNDGHTKGVEEYITVLSGSIRLKIGGETYDLTEGSSIRFAADSGHEYTNDTGEMAVCQMVIYYGGE from the coding sequence ATGGAACATTTCCCACTGCAGATTGGGGAGAATATCAGAAGGATCAGACGGGAACGGGGATTCAGCCTGGAACAGATGGCAGAGCGTACAGGCGTGAGCAAGGCGATGATCGGACAAATTGAACGGGGGGATTCAAATCCTACCGTTGCAATACTTTGGAAAATCGCCAATGGGTTAAAGGTGTCTTTTTCTTCCTTGATCGAAAAGCCGGCAAGCCAGGTCTCCATCATCCATTATGAAGATGTTCAACCAGTGCTCGAAGATGACGGACATTATATCGTCTATCCCATCTTCCCCTTCGATCCCCTGAAGAAATGGGAGAGCTACCGGGTTGAGCTGAAGCACGGCTGCGCCTACAAAAATGACGGACATACGAAGGGTGTGGAAGAATACATCACGGTGCTGTCAGGAAGCATCAGACTGAAGATAGGCGGGGAAACATATGACCTGACTGAGGGGAGCTCGATCCGTTTTGCCGCAGACTCGGGCCATGAATATACCAACGACACCGGGGAAATGGCTGTTTGTCAAATGGTCATTTATTATGGGGGAGAATAA
- a CDS encoding AzlC family ABC transporter permease, which translates to MEALLSRKKVSDFRLGLQGGLSIAIGYMPVALTFGLLARTTGLTVAETVLMSMLVFAGAAQYISLSLIAVGTGIIEIILTTFIVNIRHFLMSASLSEKLDEDRLFKKLFFAFGITDETFTVISVKEGRVRTGFVFGVMLISYGSWVVNSGVGYFIGEILPEFLQASMTIALYAMFVGLLVPSMKKSAKVTLLAVTAGALNSVLLYTTNLSNGWSIVTATIVSAIVVELVGLKKGGGRDE; encoded by the coding sequence ATGGAAGCACTTCTTTCAAGAAAAAAGGTGAGTGATTTTCGCCTTGGCCTTCAAGGCGGATTGAGTATCGCCATTGGGTATATGCCTGTGGCATTAACCTTTGGTTTGTTGGCCCGTACGACAGGGCTGACGGTCGCGGAAACGGTCCTGATGAGCATGCTCGTGTTTGCAGGTGCGGCCCAATATATTTCGTTGAGTCTGATCGCGGTGGGAACCGGAATCATAGAGATTATTCTCACCACGTTCATCGTCAACATACGCCATTTCCTCATGTCTGCCTCCCTGAGTGAAAAGCTCGATGAGGACCGTTTATTCAAGAAGCTCTTTTTTGCGTTCGGCATCACAGATGAAACCTTTACAGTCATCAGTGTCAAAGAAGGCAGGGTGAGAACGGGGTTTGTCTTCGGCGTCATGCTCATTTCATACGGTAGCTGGGTCGTGAATTCGGGGGTCGGGTATTTTATCGGGGAAATCCTTCCTGAATTCCTGCAGGCAAGTATGACGATCGCCCTTTACGCCATGTTTGTCGGACTGCTCGTGCCTTCCATGAAAAAAAGTGCAAAGGTCACATTATTGGCTGTGACAGCGGGGGCTCTGAACAGTGTACTCCTGTATACGACGAATCTGTCCAATGGATGGTCGATTGTGACGGCCACCATCGTGTCGGCAATCGTAGTGGAACTAGTTGGGCTGAAGAAAGGGGGAGGAAGAGATGAATAG
- a CDS encoding AzlD domain-containing protein has translation MNSAIVWMILGMAVVTYIPRMLPFLVFKGKELPPFLQGVLRNVPFAVLGALIFPSILFIQEGNLLFGFVGTAAAFLIAFLGANVILVVIGSIAVLSLYSVFFM, from the coding sequence ATGAATAGCGCTATTGTATGGATGATTCTTGGCATGGCGGTGGTCACATATATTCCAAGGATGCTTCCCTTCCTTGTGTTTAAAGGAAAAGAACTTCCTCCATTTCTTCAGGGTGTGCTGAGGAATGTGCCATTTGCCGTACTGGGTGCATTGATTTTCCCGAGCATCCTGTTCATACAGGAAGGAAACCTCCTGTTCGGCTTCGTCGGGACGGCTGCCGCTTTTCTCATCGCTTTTCTCGGAGCGAACGTCATCCTCGTCGTCATCGGGTCGATTGCCGTATTGTCCCTGTATTCGGTTTTCTTCATGTAA
- a CDS encoding M48 family metallopeptidase, giving the protein MARKWAVRSILAYILLGLFLYVYLFFLADSTLPDMYKGSSADPTTFMNEKEIMLSEDFSKIKNLLFFLSTPYEWLFYLLILILGASRMFEKWARGTVKNGFLQTAIYLFWLSIASFAAIFPLQYLSYKISKSYHISTQTFSMWMKDEITDFWVNYLIMFIIVSVLYGLMKRFKQRWWLAAWALSVPFTVFMMFVQPVLIDPLYNDFYPLKDKVLEEEILSLAERANIPADHVFEVDMSEKTNSLNAYVTGVGSNSRIVLWDTTLEKMTDKEILFVMAHEMAHYVEKHIYIGIAIYLILSFFGLFLTSKLMRGIVANHKDDLKVSSVSSLSSLPLFLMITSMLLFTVSPLSNWISRYQETRADRYAIEMTGDKEAAISSFQKLSKVGLSQVNPPLLVKIFRYGHPTMLERLSMLEEYEVEKQED; this is encoded by the coding sequence TTGGCTAGAAAATGGGCAGTCAGGTCGATACTGGCTTATATATTATTAGGCTTATTTTTGTATGTATATTTATTTTTCCTGGCGGATTCCACTTTACCTGATATGTATAAAGGAAGCAGTGCGGATCCAACCACATTTATGAACGAAAAGGAAATTATGCTGAGTGAGGACTTTTCGAAAATCAAAAATCTCTTGTTCTTTTTATCGACTCCATATGAATGGTTGTTTTATTTATTGATTTTGATCCTTGGTGCATCACGCATGTTTGAGAAGTGGGCGAGGGGGACGGTGAAAAACGGATTCCTGCAAACGGCCATATACTTATTCTGGCTATCGATTGCATCTTTTGCAGCCATCTTTCCGCTTCAATATCTCTCTTATAAGATCTCAAAGAGCTACCATATTTCCACTCAGACCTTCTCGATGTGGATGAAGGATGAAATCACGGATTTCTGGGTGAATTATCTGATCATGTTCATCATCGTCTCGGTTCTTTATGGCTTGATGAAACGGTTCAAGCAGCGGTGGTGGCTTGCGGCCTGGGCATTGTCTGTACCGTTTACGGTCTTCATGATGTTCGTGCAGCCCGTCTTGATCGATCCATTGTACAATGACTTCTATCCACTGAAAGATAAAGTATTGGAAGAGGAGATCCTGTCCCTTGCAGAGAGGGCGAACATCCCGGCCGATCATGTCTTCGAAGTCGACATGTCGGAAAAGACCAATTCCCTGAACGCGTACGTGACCGGAGTCGGGTCGAATTCAAGGATCGTCCTTTGGGATACGACCCTTGAGAAAATGACAGACAAAGAAATCCTCTTCGTCATGGCCCATGAAATGGCCCACTATGTAGAAAAACACATCTATATCGGGATTGCCATTTATCTTATCCTGTCCTTCTTCGGGTTGTTCCTGACATCCAAGTTGATGAGGGGGATCGTCGCGAATCATAAGGACGATCTCAAAGTATCGAGCGTGTCGAGCCTGAGCTCGCTCCCGCTGTTTCTCATGATCACATCGATGCTGTTGTTCACCGTCAGTCCTCTGAGCAATTGGATCTCCCGCTATCAGGAAACAAGGGCGGACCGATATGCCATTGAAATGACCGGAGATAAAGAAGCAGCCATTTCGTCCTTCCAGAAGCTGTCGAAGGTGGGCTTATCCCAAGTGAATCCACCCCTCTTAGTGAAGATTTTCCGCTACGGGCATCCGACCATGCTTGAGCGTCTGTCTATGCTGGAAGAATATGAGGTTGAAAAACAGGAAGACTAA
- a CDS encoding IDEAL domain-containing protein yields the protein MENKKSYTELMKASAMTRKKAAGRSVMEIYIDMVVHESILKSQKDRLLTDIDAALDQHDKPLFMKLTEELKTLNVSYGS from the coding sequence ATGGAAAACAAAAAGTCCTATACCGAATTGATGAAAGCTTCTGCGATGACCCGCAAAAAAGCCGCTGGAAGAAGCGTTATGGAGATCTACATTGATATGGTTGTCCATGAAAGCATCCTCAAGTCGCAGAAAGACAGACTTCTAACAGACATTGACGCCGCCCTGGATCAACATGATAAACCTCTATTCATGAAGCTGACCGAAGAATTGAAAACACTGAACGTAAGCTACGGTTCATAA
- a CDS encoding competence protein ComK → MREKSRIIEEYEVNPHTMILQPMEYGARTFTKIIEVDDVLVSPFKPFDIIKKSCEFFGCSYEGRKEGTKQLTGIIYKAPIMVNPDMFIYLFPTSSPVKQDCTWVSHSHVRGYERSTNGSTKVFLHNNESCIVPISYSSFENQMLRTSDLRIAYTQRVSEMESKYHTKLQAQSNNVKTFYFNRHAHKTDA, encoded by the coding sequence ATGAGAGAAAAATCTCGAATTATAGAAGAATATGAAGTGAATCCACATACGATGATCCTTCAGCCTATGGAATATGGTGCCAGGACATTTACAAAAATCATAGAAGTTGATGATGTATTGGTGTCTCCATTTAAACCCTTTGATATCATAAAGAAAAGCTGTGAGTTCTTTGGATGCTCTTATGAGGGAAGAAAAGAAGGCACGAAACAGCTAACCGGTATCATCTATAAAGCCCCCATCATGGTCAATCCAGATATGTTCATCTATCTCTTTCCAACATCTTCTCCGGTCAAACAGGATTGCACCTGGGTTTCCCACTCCCATGTTCGTGGATACGAACGCTCAACAAATGGTTCGACCAAGGTTTTTCTTCACAATAACGAGTCCTGCATCGTGCCGATTTCCTACAGTTCTTTTGAAAATCAGATGCTCCGCACGTCCGACCTGCGCATCGCATACACCCAGCGTGTCTCGGAAATGGAGAGCAAGTATCATACGAAGCTTCAGGCCCAAAGTAACAATGTGAAGACATTTTACTTTAATCGCCATGCCCACAAAACCGATGCGTGA
- a CDS encoding S9 family peptidase encodes MNKGIKIEDLYQFNFVSDPVLSPDGDSAVFVQTVMCREKDDYRSTLHSINLHDHSIRQWTFGSEKVSAPRWSPDGKQVIFISNRTGANQLYLIHRDGGEAQKITDVPNGVSKPVWSPCGEKIAFSISLKKGAAVDGKEEGEEKPVPFVATTMKYKSDERGFHDERRTQIAILDISTGDVRRVTDDEHDYTLHSWSPDGEYLALSTDQQEEKDFSFRSDLYVLNLGTEEVRQINEGGGYFGEASWSPDGKRLAYIGHDREFENATLRKVWLHEIATGYSVCLTEGMDVPAGDYLNSDSIQGSSETGIRWSKDNESLYFIASDAGNTVLYYAHIDGAIYPALLQEEQHVYGFDLDSDRQRILLAMSKPSEPGELYTLHVPTGELTKVTNLNGEWLSDRHISAPESFMYPGAGGTLVQGWIMKPAGYEEGKKYPLIVEIHGGPHTMYGNTFFHEFQVLADKGYAVLFVNPRGSHGYGQEFVNAVRGDYGGGDYEDIMLAVDYGLDAFPFIDETRLGVTGGSYGGFMTNWIIAHTDRFKAAVTQRSISNWISFYGVSDIGYYFSEWQIQSNLGDVETLWKHSPLAYVGGIETPLLILHSEKDYRCPIEQAEQLFIAMKRQGKEARFVRFPESNHNLSRTGKPSLREARLQEIVDWFDAHL; translated from the coding sequence ATGAATAAAGGCATAAAGATCGAGGATCTCTATCAATTCAATTTCGTATCAGACCCGGTGCTCTCCCCTGATGGAGACAGCGCCGTCTTCGTCCAGACGGTCATGTGCAGGGAAAAAGACGATTATCGGTCAACGCTTCACAGCATCAATCTTCACGACCATTCGATCCGTCAATGGACGTTTGGGAGTGAAAAAGTATCTGCCCCGAGATGGTCGCCTGATGGGAAGCAGGTCATTTTCATCTCCAACAGGACGGGTGCCAATCAACTTTACCTGATTCACCGTGACGGGGGAGAGGCGCAGAAGATCACCGATGTTCCGAACGGGGTTTCTAAACCGGTCTGGTCCCCCTGTGGTGAAAAGATCGCCTTTTCGATTTCCCTGAAAAAAGGTGCCGCAGTTGACGGGAAGGAAGAAGGGGAGGAAAAACCGGTCCCGTTTGTTGCGACAACGATGAAGTATAAAAGTGATGAACGGGGCTTCCATGATGAGCGCCGTACCCAGATTGCAATCCTGGATATCTCCACCGGGGACGTGAGGAGGGTCACGGATGACGAGCATGATTACACCCTTCATTCATGGTCCCCTGATGGTGAATATCTCGCCCTTTCGACCGATCAGCAGGAAGAGAAGGATTTCTCCTTCCGTTCCGATTTGTACGTGTTGAACCTCGGCACAGAAGAGGTCCGCCAGATCAATGAGGGGGGAGGATACTTCGGTGAAGCGAGCTGGTCACCGGATGGAAAGCGGCTGGCTTATATCGGGCATGACCGGGAGTTTGAGAATGCGACTCTTCGTAAAGTATGGCTCCATGAGATTGCGACAGGATATTCTGTTTGCCTGACTGAGGGAATGGACGTTCCGGCAGGGGATTATCTCAACAGCGACAGTATTCAAGGTTCATCGGAGACGGGGATTCGCTGGTCGAAGGATAATGAAAGCTTATACTTTATCGCATCGGATGCCGGCAATACGGTCCTCTACTACGCCCACATCGATGGGGCGATTTATCCGGCACTGTTACAGGAAGAACAGCATGTGTACGGGTTCGACCTTGATTCAGACCGTCAAAGGATCCTCCTCGCCATGAGCAAACCGTCCGAGCCCGGTGAGTTATACACGCTCCATGTCCCGACAGGCGAACTGACCAAAGTCACCAACTTAAACGGTGAGTGGCTCTCGGACCGGCATATTTCCGCTCCCGAATCATTTATGTATCCCGGGGCAGGCGGCACGCTCGTGCAGGGCTGGATCATGAAGCCGGCAGGGTATGAAGAAGGAAAGAAATATCCACTGATCGTCGAAATCCATGGTGGTCCCCATACGATGTACGGCAACACCTTCTTTCATGAGTTCCAGGTGCTTGCTGACAAAGGATATGCCGTTCTCTTCGTCAATCCCCGGGGCAGCCACGGCTATGGCCAGGAGTTTGTAAATGCCGTCCGGGGTGACTATGGCGGAGGGGATTACGAAGACATCATGCTTGCTGTCGACTACGGACTGGACGCATTTCCATTCATTGATGAAACCCGGCTTGGTGTAACCGGGGGCAGCTACGGGGGATTCATGACCAACTGGATCATCGCCCATACCGACCGGTTTAAAGCGGCAGTCACACAGCGCTCCATTTCCAATTGGATCAGCTTTTACGGAGTCAGTGACATCGGATACTACTTTTCAGAATGGCAGATCCAAAGTAATCTTGGTGACGTTGAAACGTTGTGGAAGCATTCACCGCTCGCCTATGTAGGTGGAATCGAAACGCCACTGTTGATCCTTCACAGCGAAAAGGATTACCGCTGTCCGATCGAACAGGCTGAACAGCTGTTCATCGCCATGAAACGGCAAGGAAAAGAAGCGAGATTCGTCCGTTTTCCCGAATCGAACCATAACCTCTCAAGAACCGGGAAGCCTTCTTTACGGGAAGCCAGGTTACAGGAAATTGTGGATTGGTTTGACGCCCATCTGTGA
- a CDS encoding TVP38/TMEM64 family protein — MDINRIKDWFTLENMMDLIQQYRSFGPIPGILLPLLEAFLPFLPLVVFVTANANAFGLWWGFLFSWIGATLGALIVFLLVRRYGETRVFRFLRKNRQVSRLTKWVDRHGFGPLFILLCFPFTPSAVVNVVAGLSSISIAQYMLAVITGKMVMIFTISFIGYDIISLVKQPMRTVIVVAIIFVLWFVGKRIEIHLNKKMEWDQRIERKKQEESN, encoded by the coding sequence ATGGATATCAATAGGATAAAAGATTGGTTTACATTGGAAAATATGATGGATCTGATTCAGCAGTACCGCTCGTTTGGGCCGATTCCTGGAATCCTGCTTCCGCTTTTGGAAGCATTCCTGCCGTTTCTTCCCCTCGTTGTTTTCGTGACGGCGAATGCCAATGCCTTCGGGCTGTGGTGGGGATTTCTGTTTTCATGGATCGGTGCTACGCTTGGGGCGCTGATTGTTTTCTTGCTTGTGAGGAGATACGGTGAGACACGGGTCTTTCGTTTTTTGAGAAAGAACAGGCAGGTGAGCAGGCTGACGAAATGGGTAGACAGGCACGGGTTTGGGCCGTTGTTCATTTTATTGTGCTTTCCGTTTACTCCGTCCGCAGTCGTGAACGTTGTTGCCGGATTGTCATCCATCAGCATCGCACAGTACATGCTGGCGGTTATTACCGGGAAAATGGTGATGATCTTCACCATAAGTTTTATCGGTTATGATATTATATCTTTAGTGAAACAACCGATGCGTACAGTCATTGTGGTTGCCATTATATTCGTGTTATGGTTTGTAGGAAAACGAATTGAAATACATTTGAACAAAAAGATGGAATGGGATCAACGAATCGAACGGAAAAAGCAGGAGGAATCAAATTGA
- the lepB gene encoding signal peptidase I → MREEVKREGLEWIKALGIGLIIFIIIRTFLFSNYVVEGESMMPTLQDGNKLVVNKIGYHIGELDRFDVVVFHANENEDYVKRIIGLPGDKVVYKDDKLYINGDYYPEAYLDKFKQEYIGSKLTGDFTLKEITGEQTVPKGKIFVLGDNRRGSMDSRYFGFIDREQIVGKVDLRYWPINEWDMQFRK, encoded by the coding sequence TTGAGAGAAGAGGTAAAAAGGGAAGGACTTGAATGGATCAAAGCCTTGGGAATAGGATTAATCATCTTCATCATCATTCGAACCTTCCTCTTTTCCAACTATGTGGTCGAAGGCGAATCCATGATGCCGACGCTCCAGGATGGAAATAAACTCGTTGTAAATAAAATCGGTTATCATATCGGGGAATTGGACCGCTTTGATGTAGTGGTGTTCCATGCGAACGAAAATGAAGATTATGTGAAGCGCATCATCGGGCTGCCCGGGGACAAAGTCGTGTATAAAGACGATAAGCTCTATATCAACGGGGACTATTACCCGGAAGCCTATCTTGATAAATTCAAACAGGAGTATATCGGCAGCAAGCTGACAGGGGATTTCACGCTGAAGGAAATCACCGGTGAACAAACGGTCCCGAAAGGCAAGATCTTCGTACTTGGTGACAATCGCCGTGGAAGCATGGATAGCCGTTACTTTGGATTTATCGACAGGGAGCAGATCGTCGGAAAAGTGGACCTCCGCTACTGGCCGATCAATGAGTGGGATATGCAGTTCAGAAAGTGA
- a CDS encoding HD-GYP domain-containing protein translates to MNRFQQFQRTIIKHYLLGSFIAVFGVGSVFIFQTLSLKQSEFLAMGLILFLSILTMFGCEFFVYQRHIDPIKQVYKQDGAPELAILLSAYRQTERFPLLTVKRIMLPHFLGLAVPSTLMTVAFINGGVLHIPYTYIIYAWCGAFLVAILHALIEFFLTFRACQDLQGDLIRTTIAVYGVDPSQQSTLFISLKRKILAASLFLALFPILLFSLATQIRLSIADSALLVDYWKWAGALLLIITVLAFYGALLIFKSIEAPVKELVDRFGKVEKGEMTAVVNTYSDEFSHLFSGFNHMVGAINLRDRKNQQLLDQFFAVVAGTLDARDPYTAGHSKRVAEYSVLIARECSWPVTDIDLLKKSALLHDIGKIGIRDDVLLKEGKLTDEEFDQIKRHPVIGEDIVKGVQLTEDLLPILPGIKHHHERIDGRGYPDGLKGEIIPVFGRLIAVADAFDAMTSDRPYRKGMADEKAFSILMEGKGTQWDPAFVDAFLRAKAGPDRQKE, encoded by the coding sequence TTGAATAGATTCCAGCAATTCCAGCGCACCATCATCAAACATTACTTGTTGGGCAGCTTTATCGCAGTCTTCGGCGTCGGATCTGTGTTTATTTTCCAAACGCTTTCCCTTAAGCAGTCTGAGTTCCTTGCCATGGGGCTCATTCTCTTTCTCTCGATCCTTACGATGTTCGGTTGTGAATTCTTTGTGTACCAAAGGCATATTGACCCGATCAAGCAGGTTTATAAGCAGGACGGTGCACCTGAGCTCGCTATCCTCCTATCAGCCTACCGGCAAACCGAGAGATTTCCACTGTTGACTGTGAAACGGATCATGCTGCCTCATTTTCTCGGACTTGCGGTTCCGTCCACGCTGATGACAGTGGCATTCATAAACGGAGGCGTCCTTCACATCCCATACACCTACATCATTTATGCGTGGTGCGGGGCGTTTTTAGTGGCGATTCTCCATGCGTTAATCGAATTTTTCTTAACATTCAGGGCGTGCCAGGACCTTCAGGGAGACCTAATACGTACAACCATTGCTGTTTACGGTGTCGACCCTTCCCAACAGTCCACCCTGTTCATCAGCTTAAAGCGAAAAATCCTGGCCGCTTCCCTGTTTCTCGCCCTGTTTCCGATCCTGCTTTTTTCACTGGCCACCCAGATCCGTCTGTCAATTGCTGACTCGGCTCTTCTTGTAGACTATTGGAAATGGGCGGGGGCTCTTCTTCTCATCATCACCGTTCTTGCTTTTTACGGGGCACTCCTCATTTTCAAAAGTATAGAAGCACCGGTGAAAGAATTGGTAGATCGGTTCGGGAAAGTGGAAAAAGGTGAGATGACTGCCGTCGTGAATACATACAGTGACGAGTTTTCCCATCTTTTCTCCGGTTTCAATCATATGGTGGGGGCCATCAACCTCCGTGACCGGAAGAACCAGCAGCTCCTGGACCAGTTTTTTGCAGTCGTTGCAGGGACACTCGACGCGAGAGACCCCTATACGGCAGGGCACAGTAAACGTGTCGCCGAATATTCCGTCCTGATCGCAAGGGAATGCAGCTGGCCGGTGACGGACATCGACCTACTCAAGAAGTCTGCCCTCCTTCACGACATCGGCAAAATCGGCATACGGGACGATGTACTATTAAAAGAAGGGAAACTGACAGACGAAGAGTTCGATCAGATCAAACGTCACCCGGTCATAGGCGAGGATATCGTCAAAGGGGTCCAATTGACCGAAGACCTTCTCCCGATTCTGCCCGGCATCAAGCATCATCATGAACGGATCGACGGCCGGGGATACCCTGATGGTTTGAAGGGAGAAATAATCCCTGTGTTCGGACGGTTGATTGCTGTCGCAGATGCCTTTGACGCCATGACTTCAGACCGACCGTACCGGAAAGGGATGGCTGATGAGAAAGCTTTCTCCATCTTGATGGAAGGAAAAGGGACACAGTGGGACCCTGCATTTGTCGATGCTTTCCTCAGGGCGAAAGCCGGTCCTGACAGGCAGAAAGAATGA
- the fabG gene encoding 3-oxoacyl-ACP reductase FabG, protein MRLDGKVALITGAANGIGYAAAEMFVKEGCSIALVDFDREAGEERVRSLDELAQGRAAFFQGNVADRASVDSFMNDVKEHFGRIDILINNAGITRDGMLHKLSPEDFQKVMDVNVTGVFNCTQAVLPHLIQQGKGKIINTSSVSGIHGNVGQTNYAASKAAVVGMTKTWAKELGRKGINVNAVAPGFIETGMVADIPEKVVAQMKAMIPLGRLGKPDDIAKAYLYLASDDSDYVNGTVLHVDGAIMM, encoded by the coding sequence ATGAGACTAGATGGAAAAGTCGCGTTGATAACCGGGGCTGCCAATGGCATCGGATATGCGGCTGCGGAAATGTTTGTAAAGGAAGGGTGCTCTATTGCACTTGTGGACTTTGATCGGGAAGCAGGGGAAGAAAGGGTGCGGAGCCTGGATGAACTTGCACAGGGGAGAGCAGCCTTTTTTCAGGGGAATGTGGCCGACCGGGCGTCTGTTGATTCTTTTATGAATGACGTGAAAGAACATTTCGGCAGAATTGATATCTTGATCAATAATGCAGGGATCACGAGGGACGGAATGCTACATAAGCTTTCGCCGGAAGATTTTCAGAAAGTGATGGACGTGAATGTGACGGGGGTGTTCAATTGTACCCAGGCGGTGCTTCCACACTTGATTCAACAGGGGAAAGGGAAAATCATCAATACCTCTTCGGTCAGCGGGATCCACGGAAATGTCGGGCAGACGAATTATGCCGCAAGCAAAGCGGCGGTAGTGGGCATGACAAAAACATGGGCAAAGGAATTGGGCCGCAAGGGGATCAATGTCAACGCAGTCGCCCCTGGTTTTATCGAAACGGGCATGGTGGCAGACATACCTGAAAAGGTCGTCGCTCAGATGAAAGCGATGATCCCGCTTGGAAGGCTCGGGAAACCGGATGATATTGCAAAAGCATACTTATATTTGGCATCTGATGACAGCGACTATGTGAATGGGACTGTTCTTCATGTTGATGGGGCCATCATGATGTAA